The Chrysemys picta bellii isolate R12L10 chromosome 10, ASM1138683v2, whole genome shotgun sequence genome segment agctgcatccacacagcAAAAAATGACAGGACTTGAACCTGATAACATCTGGATTCttactctccctctcccccccacctcccggagTAAGGGATTTGAGACAGGTTTACAATGgaatgtagacatatccatagtctgaggcctggtctccactacgggtttaggtcgactttagcagcgttaaatcgaattaagcctggacacgttcacacaacgaagccctttctttcgacttaaagggccctttaaaccggtttctttacaccaccttcgacgaggggattagcgataaaagcggcctttgcgggtcggaattggggtagtgtggacggaattcgacgttattggcctccgggagctatcccacagtgcttcattgtgaccgctctggacagcactctcaactcagatgcactgaccaggtagacaggaaaagacccgcgaacgtttgaatttcatctcctgtttgcccagcatggggagcacaggtaaccacgcagagctcatcagcacaggtaaccgtgatggagtcccaggatcgcaaaagagctccagcatggaccgaacgggaggtacgggatctgctcgccatatggggagatgaatcagtgctagctgaactccgtagcagtaaaagaaatggcaaagtattagaaaaggtctccaaggccatgaaggaccggggccataacagggacacacagcagtgccgcgtgaaaattaaggagctacggcaagcctaccacaaagccagagaagcaaacggaaggtccggggcagagccgcaaacttgccgcttctacgcggagctgcatgccattctagggggtgcagccaccactaccccaaccgtgtgctatgactccgtcaatggagaaacacacagggaagagggttcggggaacgaggaagatgaggatggaggtactgtaggtagctcacagcagcaaggaagcggagaaaccggtttccccaacagccaggatatgtttgtcaccctggacctggaaccagtaacccctgaactcacccaagaccctgagggcacacaggggacctctggtgagtgtacctttgtaaatattacacatggtttaaaagcaagcgtgtttaatgattaatgattaatttgccctggcaatcgcggacagtacatctactggaaaagtctgttaacgtgtatggggatggagcggaaatcctccagggacatctccagaaagctctccttcatgtactcccaaagcctttgcaaaaggtttctggggagggctgccttatcccgtccgccatggtaggacactttaccacgccaggccagtagcacgtagtctggaatcattgcataacaaagcatggcagcgtatggtcccggtgtttgctggcatgcagaaagtatccattccttatctctctttgttatcctcaggagagtgatatcattcacggtcacctggttgaaatggggtgattttattaaggggacattcagaggtgcccgttcctgctcttctgaacagaaatgttccccgctgttaaccacgcggtggggggaggggtgaagtgatcatcccagagaatcgggtgtgtgtgtgtgggggtggtttacttgggtttgtgctgcatgtgaacccggaaaccgcagcccctcctttcacattgaaaacccatttcaaatggccaacccaattcatccttgatatgggaaatgcgctgctgtttgaaaccattcccgcatgttaagaaggttaaaaaagccaaaagactgtggcttaccatggctgcctgcaagccaaaatatgttgcctggcactgcgtgagtgatctctcataccaaaccggcaggcagaggaaaaatgcgaccttgtaatgaaagagtgtacccattgttctctaaaatgtgtcttttttaaccacctctcccttctcctccaccagctgcaaatgtttctccttcgcagaggctagtgaacattagaaagagaaaacggaggacgcgggacgatatgttcacggagctccagatgtcctcccacgctgatagagcacagcagaatgcgtggaggcagtcaatgtcggacatgagaaaagcacaatatgaacgagaggagaggtggcgggctgaatggcgggatgaaaagagtaagtggcgggctgaagatgataggtggcgtcagcttgcagacagacggcaagagtcaatgctccgtctgctggagcatcaaactgatatgctccagcgtatggttgagctgcaggaaaggcagcaggagcagagatcgccgctacagcccctgtttaaccaacagccctcctccccaagttccatagcctcctcacccagacgcccaagaacacggtggggggggcctccggccacccagtcactccaccccagatgatcgcccaagcatcagaaggctgaccttcaataagagttaaagttttaaaatgcagtgtgtccttttccatccctcctcccccacccatcccaggctaccttggcaattatccccctacttgtgtgaggaattaataaagaatgcatgaatgtgaaaaaacaatgactttattgcctctgcaagcggtgctcgaagtggggaggggagggtggggtggttggtttacagggaagtagagtgaaccgggtggggggggggggcagagggttcatcaaggagaaacaaacagaagtttcacacagtagcctggccagtcacaaaactcgttttcaaagcttctctgatgcgcaccgcgccctgctgtgctcctctaaccgccctggtgtctggctgcgagtaatcagcggccaggtgagttgcctcaacctcccaccccgccataaatgtctcccccttactctcacagatattgtggcgtgcacagcaagcagcaataacaatggggatattcttttcgctgaggtctgagcgagtcagtaagctgcgccagcgcgcttttaaacgtccaaatgcacattccaccaccattcagcacttactcagcctgtagttgaacaggtcctgactactgtccaggtgcctgtgtacggcttcatgagccatggcattaaggggtaggctgggtccccaaggatcacgataggcatttcaacatccccaacggttactttctggtccgggaagaaagtcccttcctccagctttcgaaacagaccagagttcctgaagacgcgagcatcatgtacctttcccggccatcccacattgatgttggtgaaacgtcccttgtgatccaccagggcttgcagcagcattgaaaagtaccccttgcggtttatgtagtcggtggcttggtgctccggtgccaagatagggatatgggttccgtctatggccccgccacagtttgggaatcccatttcagcaaaaccatccactattgcctgcacgttgcccagagtcactacccttgatatcaccaggtctttcattgccatggcaacttggatcacagcagcccacaccgtagatttgcccactccaaattgattcccgactgaccggtagctgtctggcgttgcaagcttccacagggctatcgccactcgcttctcaactgtgagggctgctctcatcttggtattctggcgtttcagggcaggggaaagcaagtcacaaagttccatgaaagtgcccttaagcatgcaaaagttttgcagccactgggaattgtcccacacctgcagcacgatgcggtcccaccagtctgtgcttgtttcccaggcccagaatcggcgttccacgccatgaacctgccccagtaacaccatgatttccacatttctggtgcctgtgccttgtgagaggtctatgtccatgtcaatttcctcatcactctcttcaccgcgctgcaatcgcctcctcggcaggtctgggtttcgccttggcatgtcctggctctgcatatactcctggacaatgcgcgtggtgttcacagtgctcataattgccgtggtgatctgagcgggctccatgatcccagtgctagctatggcgcctggtctgaaaaaaggcacgaaactagtatctgacggaccaggggaaggagggagggcgggccgagtgacgacatggcgtacaggtacagggaattaaaatcaagaaaggtggctgtgcatcagggagaaacacaaacaactgtcacacagaatggtccccccaaagattaaactgaaaaccctgggtttagcaggccgttgatttgacggagggagggggaagcaaatgaatacagaacaaatctattttttacatcttaagacgacggttcagcatgactgatagccctcggcatcttctgggtgcttggcagcaaatactgggcacttggcagttagtgtactacgatggccttcaggcctattgcacgatctgctgctcagggaagactctgctaatgtgcgatgatccaacttgtaataggacggttaccagtcgtaatacaccatctactgccaaaaggcaaggggctggtgcaatgcagccctacggctgccagcacccagatcgccgatgaaggctaccagtctactgcaccgtctaccgccaaaaggcagttagctgctgctgctgtgtagcaatgcagtcccacgtctgccggcacccagatgacatatggtgacggtgagctgagcgggctccatgcttgccgtggtatgttgtctgcacaggtaacccaggtaaaaaggtgcgaatctattgtctgccgttgctgtgacggagggggaggggcctgacgacatgtacccagaacctcccgcgacactgttttgcatcatccgggcattgggatctcaacccagaattccaatgggcggcggagactgtgggatagctgtgggatagctgtgggatagctacccatagtgcaatgctccggaagtcgacgctagcctcggtactgtggacgcggtccgccgactagagcacttagaacattttatgtgaggacacacacaatcggctgtatacaaccgatttctataaaaccggcttctataaattcgaactaatttcgtagtgtagacataccctgatatTGTACAGGCCAAAGCTGGCTCTTAACTTATTCATATTCTAAATAAATAGCAGTTGTCCCCACAATTACTGCAAAACCTAGCTATTTTAGATCGTGGATTTGTAAACCCTATGTCTATTGCTAGGATTTTCTTTCATTTAATATATTTACTATCTGTTGCAAATAAAtagcaaagcattttacaaactagGTACAATTAGTACCAATTAAGTGCAACTTCCTCTAGGGCAGAGGCCAAAGTGGGACACTACATAACACTGCTGAAATTTCTTGAGCATAAAGTAGTCAAAGTGCAGAAAAGTGAATAGATGGTGATCCTTTTTACTTGAAAAAGTTGTCTTTTATTCCTCTTgtacaatatatcttttttgaaagcAGTTTACACTCCTTAAGTGTGAGATAGAATGCTTATTAGAGGAAGATACAGCAGGCTTCCAGGCGTAAACATCACTTTTTGCCCATAGTTAATTTTGATAACAGCTAACTGAAAcgttgctgccccctggcagctgTTTTCCTTTCGAAACCAATCCAAAACAATTGCAAAAAATTCTCTCCAGACTGTCCCTCCCCCTTCTGGTGTAAAACAGGTGCTCTCTCTTAAATACTCCCCACCCCTGAAATCATGATATGCTGCTTCTTTTAGTCATACACCTTAAAGCAGGCATACACTGGAACAATGTAATGcaaaagtgctttggaaaattgaCAGATTGCATGGCCTAGTAAACTAAGAGTCAGACAACCTCAgttcaactcctggctctgccacttaccagttgtatgaccttgggcataCTTCACCATGATTTctgcatttgtaaaatgggaaataATGACACCTCCCTTTGTAAAGGTCTTTGAGATCTATGTCAGAGCAACAGCTTAGTTAGGCTGATACTTGTGGAAGAGGGTAGTTTTGTTTGGAGGGCAAGTTTTGTGATGGAGGGTTAACTGGTGGTGtattaattgtatttttaattcatAGTTGTAATACCTAATGTATAAAATAAACCTGTTCTATATAttgaaataaatcaaaataaaacaaataaaagttaaGTATTATTTCTTAGACTGCTGCTATGCTGTAGGTACAACCCCTCCCCAAAATAGTTTTGAACATTTCACGAACCAGGTAACGTACTCAACTGCTTGGGAATATGCTGCAGTTTTCTATGATCTTTTCAActatctgcagtgagagagggaCTGGCACAACTACACACAAAGCCCTGTACACAGTTAAAGATAATTTATTAGATACATTAAACAGACTGTATATTCCCACCCCCAATCTCTTACACCATTTCCTGTTCAAAACTGAAAGCCTGGGTTTCAGAGGGTGCAAGCTACCTCACCCCTCTCATTGACAGAAGACTTAGCTATAAAGCCAAACAGGAGAGGCAAATTTTGAATCTCGATTTCACACCTCAAATAAGTTAAATGAGTCAAAATTAAGTTTTACCATACAAAAGAATGCAACGCCAAGCTTAACAACAGCAAACTCTGGCCACTTCAATGATTTATTACTAGGGAATGCATTAAGGCACAGTGCAGGAGCATGTAGTTCGTCATAAGTCAAGAACAAAAAACAGACACGGATCATAGACAAAGCATCAGCAATGCCTTCAGTTTCCCCAAAACAATGGAACAAGATTCCAACATTTCAGATAAATTCATTTGCCATCTTCCAATGATCTTGCTCAGAGCAAGACATAGCTCCAGCATATGATTTCAGTCCTTTCTAATTTCTTATCTGCCCATGACAAGGTATACTCCAAGTCCAGGACTACCAGTGGTATCAACACACCAGCGGCCTAACAGTTGTCAAGTATTTTTGATTGGCCTCATGGTAAAGAAGAGTTTTAAAGAGGAACATGGAGGAGGATAATAGGAAATAGTTGTGTGCATGA includes the following:
- the LOC135973731 gene encoding uncharacterized protein LOC135973731 → MESQDRKRAPAWTEREVRDLLAIWGDESVLAELRSSKRNGKVLEKVSKAMKDRGHNRDTQQCRVKIKELRQAYHKAREANGRSGAEPQTCRFYAELHAILGGAATTTPTVCYDSVNGETHREEGSGNEEDEDGGTVGSSQQQGSGETGFPNSQDMFVTLDLEPVTPELTQDPEGTQGTSAANVSPSQRLVNIRKRKRRTRDDMFTELQMSSHADRAQQNAWRQSMSDMRKAQYEREERWRAEWRDEKSKWRAEDDRWRQLADRRQESMLRLLEHQTDMLQRMVELQERQQEQRSPLQPLFNQQPSSPSSIASSPRRPRTRWGGPPATQSLHPR